The Mycoplasmopsis gallinacea genome includes a window with the following:
- the ptsP gene encoding phosphoenolpyruvate--protein phosphotransferase — translation MVIKGIGASKGVAIAEVFKIEELPMDITKTSSDPHKELKLYEEARQKVLVKLEKTRELASNPEHAAIFDAHISFVLDPAAIDGVNAEIKNGSSAEYAVKTFYDQFAAIFESMDDEYMRERAADIKDVAKKLLFALNGIEEPDLLGIDKEVIIVAEDLSPSQTVQLNRNFVKGFVTNIGGPTSHTAIMARSLGIPSVVGTNSIMEHSKMGDVIALDGSKGEVVVNPSEEEVAKYKKAQEEYANYLEKLKLLKGKASVTKDGKHVELAVNIGSPKEIEAVLENDGEAVGLFRSEFLYMDNENWPTEEEQFQAYKSAVEGMNGKRVVIRTLDIGGDKTLKYFKFPDELNPFLGYRAIRFCLSNLDIFETQLNALIRASEFGKVAIMFPMITNVQEFIDAKEVFNRCYDKMLAKYPNIAKKEDIEVGLMMETPAAAVLSDKFCKYADFVSIGTNDLIQYSMAADRMNENISYLYQPLNPSILKLIKYVIDGAHKHGKWAGMCGEMAGDQKALPILLGLGLDEFSMSARSVLPARELINNLSYEECKKIAEKALELDTDKEVQELLAKSF, via the coding sequence ATGGTTATCAAAGGTATCGGGGCATCTAAAGGTGTTGCAATTGCAGAGGTATTCAAAATTGAAGAATTACCTATGGACATTACAAAAACATCTTCAGATCCACACAAAGAATTAAAATTATACGAAGAAGCGCGTCAAAAAGTTTTAGTTAAATTAGAAAAAACAAGAGAACTTGCTTCAAACCCTGAGCATGCAGCAATTTTTGATGCTCACATTAGTTTCGTGCTTGATCCAGCTGCTATTGATGGTGTAAATGCTGAAATTAAAAATGGTTCATCTGCAGAATATGCAGTTAAAACATTCTATGACCAATTTGCAGCTATTTTTGAATCTATGGATGATGAATATATGCGTGAAAGAGCAGCTGATATTAAAGACGTGGCTAAAAAATTATTATTTGCTCTTAACGGAATTGAAGAACCAGATCTTTTAGGAATTGATAAAGAAGTTATTATTGTTGCTGAAGATCTTTCTCCAAGTCAAACAGTTCAATTAAACCGTAATTTTGTTAAAGGTTTTGTTACAAACATCGGAGGACCTACATCACATACAGCTATTATGGCTCGTTCACTTGGAATCCCTAGTGTTGTTGGAACAAACTCAATTATGGAACACTCAAAAATGGGTGATGTAATTGCACTTGATGGAAGTAAGGGTGAAGTTGTAGTTAACCCTTCAGAAGAAGAAGTTGCAAAATACAAAAAAGCTCAAGAAGAATATGCAAATTACTTAGAAAAACTTAAATTATTAAAAGGTAAAGCATCAGTAACAAAAGATGGTAAACATGTTGAACTTGCAGTAAACATTGGTTCACCAAAAGAAATCGAAGCTGTTTTAGAAAATGACGGTGAAGCTGTTGGACTTTTTAGATCAGAATTCTTATACATGGATAATGAAAATTGACCAACAGAAGAAGAACAATTCCAAGCATACAAATCAGCAGTTGAAGGAATGAACGGAAAAAGAGTTGTTATCCGTACTTTAGATATTGGTGGAGATAAAACTTTAAAATACTTTAAGTTCCCAGATGAATTAAACCCATTCTTAGGATATAGAGCTATTAGATTCTGTCTTTCAAACTTAGATATTTTCGAAACACAATTAAATGCTTTAATTCGTGCCAGTGAATTTGGAAAAGTAGCAATTATGTTCCCAATGATCACAAATGTTCAAGAATTTATTGATGCAAAAGAAGTATTTAACAGATGTTATGACAAAATGCTTGCTAAATATCCAAACATTGCTAAAAAAGAAGATATTGAAGTTGGACTTATGATGGAAACACCAGCTGCTGCTGTGCTTTCAGATAAATTCTGTAAATATGCAGATTTCGTATCAATTGGTACAAACGACTTAATTCAATACTCAATGGCTGCAGATAGAATGAATGAAAACATTTCATATCTTTATCAACCATTAAACCCATCTATTCTTAAATTAATTAAATATGTTATTGATGGAGCACACAAACACGGTAAATGAGCTGGTATGTGTGGAGAAATGGCTGGTGATCAAAAAGCATTACCTATCTTATTAGGACTTGGACTTGATGAATTCTCAATGAGTGCAAGAAGCGTGCTTCCAGCTAGAGAACTTATTAATAATCTTTCATACGAAGAATGCAAAAAAATCGCTGAAAAAGCTTTAGAACTTGATACAGATAAAGAAGTTCAAGAATTATTAGCTAAAAGCTTTTAA
- the nagB gene encoding glucosamine-6-phosphate deaminase, with amino-acid sequence MKNEIKVQIFPTYNQLSEKAAQMFIDQINSKADSRICFATGSSPIETYKNLIKAYQDKKVSFKDVVSFNLDEYVGIEETNKCSYHYFMNENLFNHIDIQKQNINFPNGNGNIAENADEFNKRIDALGGIDFMILGIGTNGHIAFNEPGSQKDQLTREVQLTQSTIESNKIYFDNPNDIPKTAISLGIGNILSAKKIILVASGSSKAQAIHDAVKGPISSDCPASFLQLHNDVTFLIDEEAAKLL; translated from the coding sequence ATGAAAAACGAAATTAAGGTACAAATTTTCCCTACTTATAACCAGCTTTCAGAAAAAGCTGCACAAATGTTTATTGATCAAATTAATAGCAAAGCAGATAGCAGAATTTGCTTTGCTACAGGATCAAGCCCAATTGAAACTTATAAAAACTTAATTAAAGCTTACCAAGATAAAAAAGTAAGCTTTAAAGATGTTGTAAGTTTTAATTTAGATGAATATGTTGGTATTGAAGAAACAAACAAATGTTCATACCACTACTTTATGAATGAAAACTTATTCAATCACATTGATATTCAAAAACAAAACATCAACTTCCCTAATGGAAATGGAAATATTGCAGAAAATGCAGATGAATTTAACAAAAGAATTGACGCTCTTGGCGGAATTGATTTTATGATTTTAGGAATTGGAACAAATGGACACATCGCCTTTAATGAGCCTGGGTCACAAAAAGATCAATTAACAAGAGAAGTGCAACTTACACAAAGCACAATTGAATCAAATAAAATTTACTTTGATAACCCTAATGATATCCCAAAAACCGCTATTTCTTTAGGGATTGGTAATATTTTAAGTGCTAAAAAAATTATTTTAGTAGCTTCAGGATCATCAAAAGCTCAAGCTATTCATGATGCTGTTAAAGGGCCTATTTCTTCAGATTGTCCAGCTAGTTTCTTACAATTACACAATGATGTAACATTCTTAATTGACGAAGAAGCAGCTAAATTATTATAA
- the nagA gene encoding N-acetylglucosamine-6-phosphate deacetylase yields the protein MKIIENVTVVNADSTIECADIYIENDKISKIVAKEEQKAEKLAIPGFIDTHIHGFVGYDVMEGTKATEIISENLAKYGVTSFMPTAMTNSWEKILASLNEISSNKKWVSKNLGLHIEGPYIGENKKGAHKSEWLLKASDENLNQMYQASNKMLRKISFDPKMVDLNVLKKMFDLNIIPSIGHSDASFDISQEYFANGCASVCHLWNAMSGVDSRKPGMAQAALMNPNVYTELIVDLNHVSAQTVKFTIQNKGVDKVYCVSDAIKPAYGPNGDSISGGVAVIKQDLLITIKENGTIAGSGITLYDSFKNIIKLGYSLQNAVALTSANVATMMNLDLGAIKENKIADLVILDKKNLDILSVYVNGNKI from the coding sequence ATGAAAATTATTGAAAATGTTACAGTTGTAAACGCTGATAGCACAATTGAATGTGCAGACATTTATATCGAAAATGACAAAATATCTAAAATTGTTGCTAAGGAAGAGCAAAAAGCGGAAAAGCTTGCTATCCCCGGATTTATCGACACACACATTCACGGTTTTGTTGGCTATGATGTAATGGAAGGGACTAAAGCAACGGAAATTATTTCTGAGAATTTAGCTAAATATGGAGTTACTTCTTTTATGCCTACTGCAATGACTAATTCATGAGAAAAAATTCTTGCTTCTTTAAATGAAATTAGTTCAAACAAAAAATGAGTCAGCAAAAACTTAGGTCTTCACATTGAAGGTCCATATATTGGTGAAAATAAAAAAGGTGCTCACAAATCTGAATGATTATTAAAAGCTAGCGATGAAAATTTAAATCAAATGTACCAAGCTTCTAATAAAATGTTAAGAAAAATTTCATTTGACCCTAAAATGGTTGATCTTAATGTGCTTAAGAAAATGTTTGATCTTAACATCATCCCTTCAATTGGACATTCAGATGCTTCATTTGATATTTCCCAAGAATACTTTGCAAATGGTTGTGCTTCGGTGTGCCATTTATGAAATGCAATGAGTGGGGTTGATTCAAGAAAACCAGGAATGGCCCAAGCTGCTTTAATGAATCCTAATGTATATACTGAATTAATTGTTGATTTAAATCACGTAAGTGCTCAGACAGTAAAATTCACTATTCAAAACAAAGGTGTTGATAAAGTGTATTGTGTTTCTGATGCAATTAAACCAGCATATGGCCCAAATGGTGATAGTATATCAGGTGGAGTTGCTGTGATTAAGCAAGATTTACTAATCACAATTAAAGAAAACGGAACTATTGCAGGAAGTGGAATTACCCTTTATGATAGCTTTAAAAACATCATTAAACTTGGGTATTCGCTTCAAAATGCAGTTGCCCTTACATCAGCAAATGTTGCCACAATGATGAATTTAGATCTTGGTGCTATTAAAGAAAATAAAATAGCTGACCTTGTTATTTTGGATAAAAAGAATTTAGATATTTTAAGTGTTTATGTAAACGGAAACAAAATCTAA
- a CDS encoding ribonuclease III domain-containing protein produces the protein MRNLNDYIEVVESQIGYEFQNKELLYQAFTRRSYSIEEGGENNEVLEFIGDKVLNLYVTKILMDKYGFQNDSDEFATRKYKTEGRLTNLMKRLVNKHTLSSRIEEMELEDLLYMGKGDNKQKRHQEASVKEDLFEAILGAIAIDSNWDPKSLEESVGMMLNIENLLDKNFKEEDYVTFIQEWNQKEHGEIPVYEFIDCYPKKRDPFDFGFTTTYMRNYENKKYLVKLSLSTPRGQKLYQVFSDSKSEGRRLVAKEAYDDLWKHDELWTINDECPEDLTLQNSISTLHNLAQKGYISMPEYYIPEEELYDEDGDPFWEVTCKVKSEDISWTASWDSKKQAKRYAAYLCLCEIFDLEDEYENE, from the coding sequence ATGAGAAATTTAAACGATTATATTGAAGTTGTAGAAAGCCAAATCGGTTATGAATTTCAAAACAAAGAGTTGCTATATCAAGCATTTACAAGAAGAAGTTACTCTATTGAAGAAGGTGGAGAAAATAACGAAGTTTTAGAATTTATCGGAGATAAAGTGTTAAATTTATATGTTACTAAAATTCTCATGGATAAATATGGATTTCAAAATGATTCAGACGAATTTGCTACTCGCAAATACAAAACAGAAGGTAGACTAACTAATTTGATGAAAAGACTTGTAAATAAGCACACACTTTCAAGTAGAATCGAAGAAATGGAACTAGAAGATCTTCTTTATATGGGTAAAGGTGACAATAAACAAAAACGCCACCAAGAAGCATCTGTTAAAGAAGATTTATTTGAAGCAATTTTAGGAGCAATTGCCATTGATTCAAATTGAGATCCGAAATCTTTAGAAGAATCTGTAGGAATGATGTTAAACATAGAAAATCTTCTAGATAAAAATTTCAAAGAAGAAGATTATGTCACATTTATTCAAGAGTGAAACCAAAAAGAACATGGTGAAATTCCAGTTTATGAGTTTATTGATTGTTATCCAAAGAAAAGAGATCCGTTTGATTTCGGTTTTACTACAACTTATATGCGAAATTATGAAAATAAAAAATATCTTGTGAAATTGAGTCTTAGTACACCAAGAGGTCAAAAATTATATCAAGTATTTTCAGATAGCAAATCTGAAGGAAGAAGATTGGTTGCTAAAGAAGCATATGATGATTTATGAAAACATGATGAATTATGGACAATTAATGATGAATGTCCAGAAGATTTAACTCTACAAAATTCAATTTCTACACTTCATAATTTAGCTCAAAAAGGTTATATTTCAATGCCAGAATATTACATTCCAGAAGAAGAATTATATGATGAAGATGGAGATCCTTTTTGAGAAGTTACTTGCAAAGTAAAAAGCGAAGATATATCTTGAACAGCAAGCTGAGATTCTAAAAAACAAGCAAAAAGATATGCTGCATATTTATGTCTTTGTGAAATTTTTGATTTAGAAGATGAGTATGAAAATGAATAA
- a CDS encoding MAG3240 family lipoprotein — protein MRKNKKIFLLSLSTLVIPSVFISCNEAQKITIEKELNEQIYNKDQFLFLKELGNFYKKGETVLISENNFQEKYLENISDFNVLFNNAYNLDSLALQLSKNKINSIKKDFFNGNFYVKNIQLALLDIISHIDKYYSIFPNLIKINNMRMIGFINNEEQINYLEKILTFYFKAYKFNGKSLKRVNIQPLNSSSNKLYLQISFYDQDDKLIFENSSAFLFDFFNYNRASSFPTSFKLEIPDQVALFNEQVQSFNIALDNNLLGVRDVEDLLENGILDYKMTAKGFLALLEQAKDYFKVSVPNYINSKYTFKIDIENSSSTNLLNNSNSINKIYLNKFDKNGNLLDNTYLYSIDFSSHKHLFNGYKTSIDNDDLFDLYHYNSYEKDEQGNMIGSSQISYSDFKNILINNLDLSIEKLSSKVAFWGKKQSEIDPYEFYYSNQNQLLFLNWVASTFINGYLINFDMPGELFEPLIVEFSDAKINQNQAGIIDVNVKIKGLKNKLTYDEFEYSIKGFKGFSKAK, from the coding sequence ATGAGAAAAAACAAAAAAATTTTTTTACTTTCCTTATCCACACTTGTAATCCCAAGTGTTTTTATTAGTTGCAATGAAGCTCAAAAAATTACAATTGAAAAAGAATTAAATGAGCAAATTTACAACAAAGATCAATTTCTTTTTCTAAAAGAGTTAGGTAATTTTTACAAAAAAGGAGAAACTGTATTAATATCAGAGAATAACTTTCAAGAGAAATATTTAGAAAATATTTCTGATTTTAATGTGCTTTTTAATAATGCCTACAATTTAGATTCACTTGCATTACAATTAAGTAAGAACAAAATCAACTCTATAAAAAAAGACTTTTTTAACGGTAATTTCTATGTTAAAAATATTCAATTAGCCCTTTTAGACATAATTTCTCACATCGATAAATATTATTCTATTTTTCCTAATCTTATCAAAATAAACAACATGAGAATGATTGGTTTTATTAATAACGAAGAACAAATCAATTATTTAGAAAAGATTTTAACTTTTTACTTTAAAGCCTATAAATTCAATGGAAAAAGTTTAAAAAGGGTAAACATTCAACCACTTAATTCTTCGTCTAATAAACTTTATTTACAAATTTCTTTTTATGATCAAGATGACAAATTAATTTTTGAAAATTCTTCTGCTTTTCTTTTTGATTTTTTTAACTACAACCGTGCTTCAAGCTTTCCAACTTCGTTTAAATTAGAAATTCCTGATCAAGTTGCTTTATTTAATGAACAAGTTCAAAGCTTTAATATTGCTCTTGATAATAATTTATTAGGTGTTAGAGATGTTGAAGACCTTTTAGAAAATGGTATTTTAGATTATAAAATGACAGCAAAAGGTTTTTTAGCACTTCTTGAACAAGCTAAAGATTACTTTAAAGTAAGTGTTCCTAATTACATCAACAGCAAATACACCTTTAAAATAGATATAGAAAATTCAAGCAGTACTAATTTGCTTAATAACTCAAATTCAATTAATAAGATCTACTTGAATAAATTTGATAAAAATGGGAATTTATTAGATAACACTTATCTTTATTCAATTGATTTTTCATCTCATAAACACCTTTTTAATGGTTATAAAACAAGCATTGATAATGATGATCTTTTTGACTTATATCACTATAATTCATATGAAAAAGATGAGCAAGGCAATATGATTGGTTCAAGCCAAATTAGTTACAGTGACTTTAAAAACATTCTTATTAATAACTTAGATTTATCTATTGAAAAATTAAGCTCCAAAGTTGCATTTTGAGGTAAAAAGCAAAGTGAAATTGATCCATATGAGTTTTATTATTCTAATCAAAATCAACTGCTATTTTTAAATTGAGTAGCTTCAACTTTCATTAATGGATACTTAATTAATTTTGATATGCCAGGAGAACTTTTTGAACCCCTTATTGTGGAATTTAGTGATGCAAAAATAAACCAAAAC